In Kitasatospora gansuensis, a genomic segment contains:
- a CDS encoding ATP-binding cassette domain-containing protein, which produces MGQATGGARPVNLLTLEDVGKTYGSVRALEGVSLTVRQGEICCVLGDNGAGKSTLIKIIAGLHRHDEGRYLIGDQEVRLSSPRQAIDRGIATVYQDLAVVPLMPVWRNFFLGAELGGRFRLDSARMRVVTQEALARMGIELDDVDQPIGTLSGGQRQCVAIARAVHFGARALVLDEPTAALGVKQSGVVLKYVAAARAEGLGVVLITHNPHHAYLVGDHFTLLKRGRMAGSHPRAEITLEQLTTEMAGGSELAELSHELGRPGPEADS; this is translated from the coding sequence CTGGGTCAAGCGACGGGCGGAGCGCGGCCGGTGAACCTGCTGACACTGGAGGACGTGGGCAAGACCTACGGCAGCGTCCGGGCCCTGGAGGGGGTCTCGCTGACGGTGCGCCAGGGGGAGATCTGCTGCGTGCTGGGCGACAACGGCGCGGGCAAGTCCACCCTGATCAAGATCATCGCGGGGCTGCACCGGCACGACGAGGGCCGCTATCTGATCGGGGATCAGGAGGTCCGGCTGAGCTCGCCCCGGCAGGCGATCGACCGGGGCATCGCCACGGTCTACCAGGACCTCGCGGTGGTCCCGCTGATGCCGGTCTGGCGGAACTTCTTCCTCGGCGCCGAGCTGGGCGGCCGGTTCCGGCTGGACAGCGCCCGGATGCGGGTGGTCACCCAGGAGGCGCTGGCCAGGATGGGCATCGAGCTGGACGACGTGGACCAGCCGATCGGCACCCTCTCCGGCGGCCAGCGGCAGTGCGTGGCGATCGCCCGGGCGGTGCACTTCGGCGCCCGCGCGCTGGTGCTGGACGAGCCGACCGCCGCGCTCGGGGTCAAGCAGTCCGGGGTGGTGCTCAAGTACGTGGCCGCCGCCCGCGCGGAGGGCCTGGGCGTGGTGCTGATCACCCACAACCCGCACCACGCGTACCTGGTGGGCGACCACTTCACCCTGCTCAAGCGGGGTCGGATGGCGGGCAGCCACCCGCGCGCCGAGATCACCCTGGAGCAGCTCACCACCGAGATGGCGGGCGGCTCCGAACTGGCCGAGCTCTCGCACGAACTCGGCCGCCCGGGCCCGGAGGCGGACAGCTGA
- a CDS encoding ABC transporter permease — protein MSSDLLVSRPRGKHRRARPELGAALAAVAVLLFFSVVADSFLRASSIGTVLYAASTIGIMAVPVSLLMIGGEFDLSAGVLVTSAALTSSMVSYQLTAVTWVGVLVSLLVALAVSGFNGWMLGRTRLPSFIVTLGTFLMLTGANLGLTKLISGTVTTKPIGDMQGFGSCRWLFASELTVGGLTVKATVWWWFGLVAVASWVLLRTRYGNWVFAVGGDAAAARAVGVPVGRTKVGLYLGVGFCAWVLGQHLLFSFDTVQSGEGVGNELIYIVAAVIGGCLITGGYGSVVGGALGALIFGMVSKGIVYAQWNPDWFKFFLGAMLLLAALLNSWVKRRAERGR, from the coding sequence ATGAGCTCCGACCTGCTGGTCTCCCGGCCGCGCGGTAAACACCGGCGGGCCCGCCCCGAGCTGGGCGCGGCGCTGGCGGCGGTGGCCGTGCTGTTGTTCTTCTCGGTGGTGGCCGACAGCTTCCTGCGGGCCTCCTCGATCGGCACCGTACTGTACGCCGCCTCGACCATCGGCATCATGGCGGTGCCGGTCTCGCTGCTGATGATCGGCGGCGAGTTCGACCTCTCGGCCGGGGTGCTGGTGACCAGCGCCGCGCTCACCTCCTCGATGGTCAGCTACCAGCTGACCGCCGTGACCTGGGTCGGCGTGCTGGTCTCGCTGCTGGTGGCGCTCGCGGTCAGCGGCTTCAACGGCTGGATGCTCGGCCGCACCCGGCTGCCCAGCTTCATCGTCACGCTCGGCACCTTCCTGATGCTGACCGGCGCCAACCTGGGCCTCACCAAACTGATCTCGGGCACCGTCACCACCAAGCCGATCGGCGACATGCAGGGCTTCGGCTCCTGCCGCTGGCTGTTCGCCTCGGAGCTGACGGTGGGTGGGCTGACGGTGAAGGCCACCGTCTGGTGGTGGTTCGGCCTGGTGGCGGTGGCCTCCTGGGTGCTGCTGCGCACCCGGTACGGCAACTGGGTGTTCGCGGTCGGCGGCGACGCGGCGGCGGCCCGCGCGGTCGGCGTTCCGGTCGGCCGGACCAAGGTCGGCCTCTACCTGGGGGTCGGCTTCTGCGCCTGGGTGCTCGGCCAGCACCTGCTGTTCTCCTTCGACACCGTGCAGTCCGGCGAGGGGGTCGGCAACGAGCTGATCTACATCGTGGCGGCGGTGATCGGCGGCTGCCTGATCACCGGTGGGTACGGCTCGGTGGTCGGTGGGGCGCTGGGCGCGCTGATCTTCGGCATGGTGAGCAAGGGCATCGTGTACGCGCAGTGGAACCCGGACTGGTTCAAGTTCTTCCTGGGCGCGATGCTGCTGCTGGCCGCGCTGCTCAACTCCTGGGTCAAGCGACGGGCGGAGCGCGGCCGGTGA